Below is a window of Plectropomus leopardus isolate mb unplaced genomic scaffold, YSFRI_Pleo_2.0 unplaced_scaffold17101, whole genome shotgun sequence DNA.
aggcagttgctaacaagtggctaaatggactacagtgtttgtcggggacaTTAGACGTCctcacagcagacacagatgccaacttcctggttggcaCACAAAAACAGGTCATCCCTTCGGCGCTCTGTTGTTATGCAGAGAtagttgtatgtgtgtgtttgtacctgtGTGCAGTCCGATGCGTATTTTGACTTTGATCTCAGGCATGTGTTTGATCTTAAACGCTCCTATTGAGTGCAGGATGTCTAGAGACATGTTGGCCACTTCTCCTGCGTGTCGATTCCCGTTTCTGTTAGGAATACCTGAAGCCACCATGTAGGCGTCTCCGATAGTTTCCACCTGCAAACATGATGCACACAAAACACTTCACAGTAGACTGAAGGAAACAATTATTGATAATCTATCAGACATGGCTACTGAGGTTCACAATCAAGATCTTTGTTAACATGAAAAGATAAAGTGAGCATTTAGATGTCAGATGAGTGAGATTCTTTGATTAAATGAAGTCGTCTTGAGTCTCCAGGTGTGTCAGGAGACTTTGCTGTAAAACATctggaaaatatgaaaattagtGCATCTCTTCTTGTTGAGTTTCAGTTTGTTATGCATTCAAACTCTGCAGAGATTTTTAATATAACCCAACTTTACTCTAAAAGGAGGTTTATTCATTCCAGCTGCTTCATATGGATAAACTCATGATGATGAAACAAAGGTTAATGTCAAACATGAAATGGTTCCTACCTTGTACACATCGTGAGTAGCAATGATGGCATCAAACATGGTGTAGAGGTCATTAAGCAGGTCTACcacctacacatacacacaaggtgctggggttagggttagtgaTGTTTACAGTGACGGACGTGCATCATCAGCAGATGTTGAACAGTTTGTACCTCGATGGGTTCGCTGAGAGCAGAGATGGTTGTGAATCCAACAATGTCACTAAAGTAAAGAGTGCAGTCCGAATAATGTTCAGGTCGTACCGGCCTCCCTTTCTTCAGAGCCTGAGCCACagacctgaaaaacacacacacacacacacacacacacacacacacacacacacacatttattcacatttatttacatttagagGTTAAATAAACATCCTTCTTTACGAAATGTGTCCCTTCACAGTGATCTGAATAATGTATGAGCAGTTTGAATTTATAGAAAACTACCAACTGACCAccattcaaaaacacagtgattctgCGTTCTATCATATCTCAGCTAATTAAGTGACATTTATTCTGGACAAACAGCCCATAATATCATCATGGTTACAATGTCCTGACCGCTGAGCCGATTAAAGAGAAGTTTGATTGCATCTTACTTTGGCAGCAGCTGTCCGACCAGCTTCTCCGTCTTGTTTCTCTCAACCTCCAGTTCGTCTGTTCGTTCTCTGATCAAATCCTCCAGGTTTGAACTATATTGCTCCAACATCCGCAACATGGAGTCGATGATGTTCGCCCTCTTCCCTCGGTTAATGCCCCgaaactgcaaacacaaaggacaaaatgaataaaaatatgccTGAAGTGctcagaaatgtcctgcatAAAAAAACTAATGGAAATCAGTTCAACATACAAAGGTAATACATGACATAGGCCACCAGATGGCAGCGGTGCAATTCGTCTTAcctgtttgaaaatgtcatcGAAGCTCGGCCTC
It encodes the following:
- the LOC121964767 gene encoding retinal guanylyl cyclase 2-like; translation: PLVSVDEAPAECLSLMNECWNEDPSKRPSFDDIFKQFRGINRGKRANIIDSMLRMLEQYSSNLEDLIRERTDELEVERNKTEKLVGQLLPKSVAQALKKGRPVRPEHYSDCTLYFSDIVGFTTISALSEPIEVVDLLNDLYTMFDAIIATHDVYKVETIGDAYMVASGIPNRNGNRHAGEVANMSLDILHSIGAFKIKHMPEIKVKIRIGLHT